A window of the Oscillospiraceae bacterium NTUH-002-81 genome harbors these coding sequences:
- a CDS encoding FtsX-like permease family protein, with protein MTWPFENDTSGIVKRISNRSISANRKRNIFIILTIALASALLSAIVLYGFGVMQETQNRNQKTAQIMYHAISEQQGQELYKQEEIAWVGEFFNAFSEQVNHSTVNFTYANADMLKSQSMPYSGDLPASENEIVVQESFLDSLGYSNELGQTIQIPFSDGTTHDFKLTGILDVKTGDIGRYTAIISKELVRQQYGDEGMIDYYIGLKGAQNMSEEEATNYANTLAQQLKISDDNVIVRSTYFNLKDENHGSDMLFYFLIGFVTFIGSGIVIYSIFYISVASSIRNYGQLRTIGTTKRQIKKMVYREGKLLAAIAIPIGLVIGNVIGYFLVPAGWYWLTTLCVTAGVGLFAFIIVMIAIHTPVKRAAAVSPLEALRYSDYQGKMKESSVLHRKITPASLAKMNLSRQKAKSTLTILSLSLGGVLVVLISTMLVSYDGVAEARGRAFPVGEFNIQLNANQSWDTAGISLSGLQQKNFLNADFVNAVESIDGVTGIKHWYYTDAEYRVNGNSGKWIQGFCRDEQQNLEKERIAGTTDYDELVAGNGIVLLQERADLYDIEAALGDTVEVDYKTESGQICTKTYTVMGIVNEYSYSGFSKCFALPEQFMNEATGIDCTGTISVITDMEKFDTVEAALNQLIDGNSDLVMETIKESITYYSGLQQLSIGVLLIVAVIVVCFSLINLVNTTITNFLSRRQEIGMLQAIGLSKKQLIKMLCYEGLMYSVFATLVTLVLGTGLGFLSVQVVVKTMNPYFYYSFPWLIVLIYLAILLIVQFTLISYTTGNLKKQSLVEQIRTME; from the coding sequence ATGACATGGCCTTTTGAAAATGATACCAGCGGCATAGTAAAGCGCATATCAAACCGCAGTATATCGGCAAATCGAAAAAGAAATATCTTTATTATTTTGACGATTGCACTTGCCAGCGCATTGCTATCTGCTATTGTCCTCTATGGCTTTGGGGTTATGCAGGAAACGCAGAACCGCAACCAAAAAACAGCGCAGATTATGTATCATGCGATTTCTGAACAACAGGGACAGGAACTATACAAGCAAGAAGAAATTGCGTGGGTTGGAGAATTTTTCAACGCATTTTCTGAACAGGTAAACCATTCAACCGTGAATTTTACTTATGCAAATGCAGATATGCTAAAATCCCAAAGTATGCCCTATTCGGGAGATTTACCAGCTTCGGAGAATGAAATTGTAGTGCAAGAATCCTTTTTGGATAGTTTGGGCTATTCAAATGAATTGGGACAGACAATTCAAATCCCCTTTTCTGACGGCACTACCCATGATTTCAAATTGACGGGAATCTTAGATGTGAAAACCGGCGATATTGGGCGCTATACAGCCATTATATCGAAAGAATTAGTAAGACAGCAGTATGGCGACGAGGGCATGATTGATTATTACATTGGGCTGAAAGGCGCTCAAAATATGAGCGAGGAAGAAGCCACCAACTATGCAAACACTCTGGCGCAGCAATTAAAAATTTCCGATGATAATGTGATTGTCCGTTCCACATATTTTAACTTAAAGGACGAAAATCACGGAAGCGATATGCTGTTCTATTTCTTGATTGGTTTTGTAACTTTCATTGGTTCCGGCATTGTGATCTATTCGATTTTTTATATTTCAGTAGCAAGCAGTATCCGTAACTATGGACAGCTTCGCACAATCGGAACTACAAAACGACAGATCAAAAAGATGGTTTACCGCGAGGGGAAATTACTTGCTGCCATTGCTATCCCGATTGGTCTGGTTATTGGAAATGTGATTGGGTACTTTCTGGTTCCTGCCGGTTGGTACTGGCTGACCACTTTATGTGTGACGGCCGGGGTTGGCCTTTTTGCATTTATTATTGTGATGATTGCCATTCATACTCCTGTAAAAAGAGCTGCGGCAGTATCTCCGCTGGAAGCATTGCGATATTCCGATTATCAGGGGAAAATGAAAGAAAGTTCCGTGCTGCACCGTAAAATAACGCCTGCTTCACTTGCTAAAATGAATCTGTCCAGACAAAAGGCAAAGTCCACTTTAACAATACTTTCTCTTTCACTCGGCGGAGTATTGGTAGTATTGATTTCGACAATGTTAGTTTCCTATGATGGCGTTGCAGAGGCAAGAGGCAGGGCGTTCCCTGTCGGTGAATTTAACATTCAGCTCAACGCAAATCAATCGTGGGACACTGCTGGTATTTCTTTGTCTGGATTGCAGCAAAAGAATTTTCTAAATGCCGATTTTGTAAATGCAGTAGAATCTATTGATGGTGTTACAGGAATCAAGCACTGGTATTACACGGACGCAGAATATCGTGTAAATGGTAATTCTGGAAAATGGATTCAGGGCTTTTGCCGAGATGAACAGCAGAATTTGGAGAAAGAGCGAATTGCGGGAACGACTGATTATGATGAACTGGTGGCAGGAAATGGAATTGTCTTGCTTCAAGAGCGTGCCGATCTCTATGATATTGAGGCTGCGTTGGGTGATACCGTCGAAGTGGACTATAAAACCGAATCCGGCCAAATTTGCACAAAGACCTATACCGTCATGGGCATTGTAAACGAATATTCTTACTCCGGCTTCTCAAAATGCTTTGCGCTTCCGGAGCAGTTTATGAATGAAGCGACCGGGATAGATTGCACAGGTACGATTTCTGTAATTACCGATATGGAAAAATTTGATACAGTTGAAGCTGCATTAAATCAACTGATAGACGGAAATAGCGATTTGGTTATGGAAACCATAAAAGAAAGTATCACTTATTATAGCGGACTTCAACAACTTTCCATCGGGGTATTGTTGATCGTGGCTGTTATTGTTGTGTGCTTTTCTTTAATCAACCTTGTCAATACGACAATCACAAACTTCTTATCCCGTAGGCAGGAAATTGGAATGTTACAGGCGATTGGTTTGAGTAAAAAGCAGCTTATCAAAATGCTGTGCTATGAGGGGTTGATGTATTCAGTTTTTGCTACGCTGGTAACATTGGTTTTGGGGACTGGACTGGGCTTCCTATCCGTACAGGTAGTTGTGAAAACGATGAATCCATACTTTTACTATTCATTTCCGTGGCTGATCGTATTGATATATTTAGCAATCCTGCTGATTGTGCAATTCACCTTGATTTCTTACACAACTGGAAATCTGAAAAAACAATCTCTTGTTGAGCAAATCAGGACGATGGAATAG
- a CDS encoding response regulator: MKKILLIDDSDTYTWCLKIYLQHRGYPVKTACTLKEARAAIQEEMPLVVCCDLDLPDGSGMDFLDEVRAADKELPFILASCHDKDDYEQEAMRRGATLCMDKMKGLLLQDKLVEYAYRQLSGEKAPTFHKLLFVYAEDTSAEVLRAAMLQKGFDLILVSSIWEAKRRIFEDKEIELILCDLELPDGTAMELFHTLRRVAGMFQMKNPPVRLLPFFILTENNDPATEYEYRHEGVNDYITAPVNIPELIRRVLFFVE; this comes from the coding sequence ATGAAAAAGATACTGCTGATCGACGACAGCGACACCTATACATGGTGTCTGAAAATATACTTACAGCACCGGGGCTACCCGGTGAAAACGGCTTGTACGCTGAAAGAAGCGCGGGCCGCCATCCAAGAGGAAATGCCGCTGGTGGTCTGCTGTGATCTCGACCTGCCGGATGGTTCTGGCATGGACTTTCTGGACGAGGTGCGGGCCGCAGACAAGGAGCTGCCTTTTATTCTGGCGTCCTGTCATGACAAGGACGACTACGAACAGGAAGCTATGCGCCGGGGCGCGACGCTGTGCATGGACAAAATGAAAGGACTGCTACTACAAGATAAGCTGGTGGAATACGCCTACCGGCAGTTATCCGGCGAAAAGGCCCCGACTTTTCACAAGCTGCTCTTTGTCTATGCAGAAGATACCAGCGCCGAAGTGCTGCGGGCTGCTATGCTACAAAAGGGCTTTGACCTGATTCTGGTTTCCTCGATTTGGGAAGCCAAGCGCCGGATTTTTGAGGATAAGGAAATAGAACTGATCTTGTGCGATCTGGAACTGCCGGACGGCACAGCAATGGAGCTGTTTCATACGCTACGGCGGGTGGCGGGGATGTTCCAAATGAAGAATCCCCCTGTCCGGCTTCTGCCGTTCTTTATCCTCACCGAGAACAACGACCCTGCCACGGAATATGAATACCGGCATGAGGGCGTGAACGACTATATCACCGCCCCGGTCAATATCCCGGAGCTGATCCGGCGAGTTCTGTTCTTTGTGGAATGA
- a CDS encoding nuclear transport factor 2 family protein — protein MNEREKTIRLWFDMWLNQQDMGIDDIFTEDVIYTESWSPQYNNRKTVKHWFQEWNTRGKVVIWEIKQFFHKGDQTIVEWYFKNEMNNGSIEEFDGISLVEWTEDNRIKSLKEFGCNRNTYNPYQEGDPPQFRAEKANWF, from the coding sequence ATGAATGAACGAGAAAAAACGATTCGACTATGGTTTGATATGTGGCTCAATCAGCAGGATATGGGCATTGATGATATTTTTACAGAAGATGTGATCTATACAGAAAGTTGGAGTCCCCAGTATAACAACCGAAAAACAGTAAAGCATTGGTTTCAGGAATGGAATACCCGTGGCAAGGTGGTCATTTGGGAAATCAAGCAATTTTTTCACAAGGGAGATCAAACGATTGTGGAGTGGTATTTCAAAAATGAAATGAACAATGGAAGTATAGAGGAATTTGATGGAATCTCGCTGGTTGAATGGACAGAGGATAATAGAATAAAGTCGTTGAAAGAATTTGGGTGTAATCGCAATACCTATAATCCATACCAGGAAGGCGATCCCCCTCAATTCAGAGCAGAAAAAGCGAATTGGTTTTGA